In Bythopirellula goksoeyrii, a single window of DNA contains:
- a CDS encoding glycine C-acetyltransferase has protein sequence MSTFIERIELQLAETRKAGLYKEERHLRSAQNARVQVTAGEKLNLCANNYLGLANHPEVVKAAHEALDRWGYGLASVRFICGTQSCHEELEKSLSQFLGTQDTILYSSCFDANAGLFETLLTDEDAIISDELNHASIIDGVRLCKARRFRYLTGNMQDLREQLQAADAIGARTKLITTDGVFSMDGSIAKLDHICELADEFNALVHFDDCHAVGFWGPNGRGTHEHCGVVDRIDITTGTLGKALGGASGGYTSGKREIIEFLRQRSRPYLFSNSVAPPVVGGAIKALEIAGCSNQLREKLRNNTNLFRSEMAKRGFDILSGQHPIIPIMLGDAKLATQMATELLNLGVYVIGFSYPVVPKGKARIRIQVSAAHSENDLQFAVEQFVRARAKVQS, from the coding sequence ATGAGTACTTTTATAGAACGAATCGAATTGCAACTGGCTGAAACTCGCAAAGCAGGCCTCTATAAGGAAGAACGTCACCTGAGGTCGGCGCAGAACGCGCGAGTTCAAGTTACTGCTGGTGAAAAGTTGAATCTCTGTGCAAACAATTATTTAGGATTGGCAAATCATCCTGAAGTCGTAAAGGCGGCACATGAGGCACTTGATAGATGGGGATACGGCCTAGCTTCGGTACGCTTTATTTGTGGCACACAATCATGCCATGAAGAATTGGAGAAATCACTTAGCCAGTTCCTTGGCACACAAGATACCATTCTGTATTCCTCATGTTTCGATGCTAATGCTGGGTTATTTGAGACGTTACTCACCGACGAAGATGCGATCATTAGTGACGAACTCAATCATGCTTCGATAATTGATGGTGTGCGGCTATGTAAAGCGAGGCGTTTTCGATATCTGACAGGTAACATGCAGGACCTGCGCGAGCAACTTCAAGCAGCCGATGCAATTGGCGCGCGTACCAAGCTCATCACCACTGATGGGGTATTCTCCATGGATGGCAGTATCGCCAAGCTAGATCATATCTGTGAACTAGCCGACGAGTTTAACGCTCTGGTTCATTTTGATGACTGCCACGCGGTGGGTTTTTGGGGTCCGAACGGGCGCGGAACGCACGAACACTGCGGAGTTGTGGATCGCATCGACATCACAACTGGTACTCTGGGTAAGGCCCTCGGGGGAGCTAGCGGTGGCTACACTAGTGGAAAACGAGAAATCATTGAGTTCTTGCGTCAACGATCCCGGCCCTATCTTTTCTCAAACAGCGTTGCTCCACCTGTCGTAGGTGGTGCTATCAAAGCGTTGGAAATCGCAGGTTGCTCAAATCAACTCCGTGAAAAACTAAGAAATAACACCAATCTGTTTCGCTCGGAGATGGCCAAGCGAGGCTTTGATATACTATCCGGTCAGCATCCGATCATTCCGATAATGCTTGGTGACGCCAAGCTGGCGACTCAAATGGCAACTGAGCTTCTAAACCTGGGGGTCTACGTAATAGGGTTCTCATACCCAGTCGTACCGAAAGGAAAGGCCCGAATTCGAATACAAGTCTCTGCTGCACATAGCGAAAACGATTTGCAGTTTGCAGTAGAACAATTCGTACGAGCAAGAGCCAAAGTGCAAAGCTAG
- a CDS encoding dipeptide epimerase, which produces MKLLLHEISVPLLKPFKISRGTVNEQTILIVELQKDGQSGFGEVGENGYYGHSLETMTESILRVTSRVESTCLSSGDAVWEAVNEQLSSDRFALSALDMAAQDLFAKLHGRPCYQEWGLQWTSLPESSFTISIGTPEEMVLQLKEQPGWRIYKIKLGVPDDIEIVRALRLHTDAVLRVDANCAWTVQEAITKSIVLKDLGVEFIEQPLPRESTKEEQELVYRESALPIIADESCCLPRDVERCAGAFHGINVKLCKCGGPTPALAMLKQARSLGLHTMIGCMLETSIGISAAAQLLPLLDYADLDGAILLGNDPAEGVTIDRGVVSLANRPGCGGRLKQ; this is translated from the coding sequence ATGAAACTACTACTTCACGAAATATCAGTCCCTCTTCTCAAGCCGTTTAAGATCTCTCGGGGCACTGTGAATGAACAAACAATCTTGATTGTCGAACTCCAGAAAGACGGCCAGAGTGGGTTCGGCGAAGTCGGTGAAAACGGCTATTACGGCCATTCACTGGAAACCATGACAGAATCCATTCTTCGTGTCACATCTCGCGTAGAATCAACTTGCCTGTCCTCGGGCGATGCCGTTTGGGAAGCTGTCAATGAGCAGCTTTCCTCTGACCGATTTGCACTCTCTGCCTTGGATATGGCTGCACAAGATCTTTTTGCTAAACTCCACGGTCGCCCCTGTTATCAAGAATGGGGTTTGCAATGGACGAGCTTACCTGAATCCAGTTTTACAATCAGTATCGGCACTCCGGAGGAAATGGTACTCCAACTCAAGGAACAACCTGGTTGGAGGATCTACAAAATCAAACTAGGGGTGCCTGACGATATTGAGATCGTTCGTGCTTTGCGACTCCATACGGATGCGGTGCTGCGTGTCGACGCTAATTGTGCATGGACTGTACAAGAAGCTATCACAAAATCCATCGTTCTTAAAGATCTCGGTGTCGAGTTTATCGAGCAACCACTACCTCGGGAATCAACAAAGGAAGAGCAAGAACTGGTCTACCGAGAATCTGCATTGCCGATCATCGCCGATGAGAGTTGTTGCCTCCCTAGAGATGTCGAACGTTGTGCCGGAGCCTTTCACGGGATCAATGTGAAATTGTGTAAATGTGGCGGGCCAACTCCCGCCCTTGCGATGCTCAAGCAAGCGCGCTCACTAGGCTTACACACAATGATAGGCTGCATGCTCGAGACTTCAATTGGCATTTCGGCGGCTGCCCAATTACTGCCTTTGTTAGATTACGCCGATCTTGATGGAGCGATTCTTTTAGGCAATGACCCCGCAGAAGGTGTAACAATTGATAGAGGCGTCGTGTCTTTGGCGAATCGTCCTGGATGTGGCGGTCGTTTGAAGCAGTAA
- a CDS encoding L-serine ammonia-lyase codes for MAISVLDLFTIGIGPSSSHSIGPMRAAGNFLERIRDAGKLEQCGRVVVRLFGSLALTGKGHGTDTAILLGLEGAIPEKVNPDDIESQIQSIRTKKKCCLPGGPTISFDEGVDLLFLRKETLPFHPNGMQFTAYDSIGEILIDYTCYSIGGGFVVDESDAAQDQLSSDKAVQPFLFRTGNDLLRLAAENGKSISDMMLANESIWRSEAETCSNLLDIWTVMKQCVERGCRQEGTLPGGLKVQRRAAEVFRTLSNRDEQNFRNPLAVLDWVNLFALAVSEENAAGSRVVTAPTNGAAGVIPSVLHYYTRFIPEANDDGVIRFLLTAGAIGILYKVNASISGAEVGCQGEIGVACSMAAGALTEVLGGTVPQVEMAAEIGMEHNLGLTCDPIGGLVQVPCIERCAMAAVKAINASTMALNSDGSHHVSLDRVIKTMRETGRDMLSKYKETSRGGLAVAVTEC; via the coding sequence ATGGCAATTAGTGTTCTAGATTTATTTACAATCGGTATCGGCCCCTCTAGCTCACACTCAATCGGCCCCATGCGAGCCGCTGGGAATTTCCTCGAGCGGATTCGTGATGCCGGCAAACTGGAACAATGTGGAAGAGTAGTAGTGCGCCTCTTCGGCTCACTCGCGCTGACTGGCAAGGGGCACGGCACTGACACGGCGATACTTCTCGGACTAGAGGGTGCGATACCAGAAAAGGTGAATCCTGATGATATTGAATCTCAGATTCAATCGATCCGCACTAAAAAGAAATGTTGCTTGCCTGGAGGCCCCACGATTTCTTTTGATGAAGGAGTTGATCTGCTGTTTCTAAGAAAGGAGACATTGCCATTTCATCCGAACGGCATGCAGTTCACAGCCTACGATTCAATTGGTGAGATTCTGATAGACTACACATGCTATTCGATTGGTGGTGGATTCGTAGTTGATGAATCTGACGCTGCCCAAGACCAGTTGTCTTCGGATAAAGCAGTGCAGCCTTTCTTATTCCGCACGGGCAATGACTTGTTGCGATTGGCTGCCGAAAACGGAAAATCCATTAGCGATATGATGCTTGCTAATGAGAGTATCTGGCGTAGTGAAGCCGAGACTTGCTCAAACCTGCTAGATATTTGGACTGTCATGAAGCAGTGCGTTGAGCGTGGATGTCGACAAGAAGGGACGCTACCCGGCGGTCTGAAGGTTCAACGTCGAGCTGCAGAAGTGTTCCGAACTCTTTCCAACCGAGACGAGCAGAACTTCCGCAACCCGCTTGCGGTGCTTGACTGGGTCAATCTATTTGCTCTGGCCGTTAGTGAAGAGAATGCTGCAGGCAGCCGTGTGGTAACTGCACCAACGAATGGAGCGGCAGGTGTCATTCCTTCAGTTTTGCATTACTACACTCGCTTCATACCCGAGGCGAACGATGATGGGGTGATTCGATTCCTGCTTACTGCTGGAGCCATCGGAATACTGTATAAGGTCAACGCTTCTATCTCAGGTGCGGAGGTTGGCTGTCAGGGGGAGATTGGGGTAGCATGCTCAATGGCAGCAGGTGCTCTCACTGAGGTATTGGGCGGCACGGTTCCTCAAGTGGAAATGGCAGCGGAAATCGGCATGGAACACAACCTCGGATTGACTTGTGATCCGATTGGCGGACTAGTGCAAGTACCTTGCATAGAAAGATGTGCCATGGCGGCTGTCAAGGCAATAAATGCATCAACCATGGCCCTCAACAGCGACGGTTCACACCATGTCTCTTTGGATCGAGTGATTAAAACGATGCGTGAAACTGGTCGCGATATGCTCTCGAAATACAAGGAGACTTCCCGAGGTGGATTAGCAGTTGCAGTTACAGAATGCTGA
- a CDS encoding sialidase family protein, translated as MLAFSKRTRLYFVRELSVLVASIAFIGIPVTVQANDLQDDNFAELLPLEWKTESLQLGVMAFLDTDFVFTDLPKELIGKDFIRTNFIGTRKVCTKPGLVYAITPIRRLQSFSQVPELERRGFRLVKGIAEFAPFGEQWDGLLCNVYAKHVEKDERIDLPSPKVVLKSHPSSETQPVPISKGKWCIIIAETPMISGSVGAVSRRQGSPFDPPLAQHYTIAAEVPSLRYFIHDPGFIQLPNGEFIAFSPCWKRPSRVGKKEGGYIIVTKSKNGGKTWERMPDLPYAEATPFLAQDKLYLFTQPKQHQDVYYMCSSDNGESWTEAVKVMEGPFWNCQTNFVEKDENLYWVLDKNHQGTVAIAGDLSMDLLDPKAWRVSNFLEPVMTPPEFRPTGTKRYASQKEKSRFRDWNLEGNLMLVDDQIRIAARVNPNPGGTPAIATLFDLEDKNGQLTLSYDQHYPWPGAQSKFAILHDSKTNLFWMACNLAMGPLGEEAPDRRYLMLYFGHDGLNWLPAGCVAFAPTPGQSFMYPSMLIDGDDIVILSRTARESGHFHDADLSTFHRIKDFRLLAWY; from the coding sequence ATGTTAGCTTTCTCGAAACGTACACGCCTCTACTTCGTACGCGAGCTATCAGTACTAGTTGCCTCGATAGCTTTCATAGGCATTCCGGTCACTGTTCAGGCTAACGACTTGCAAGATGATAACTTTGCTGAGCTATTGCCACTCGAGTGGAAAACAGAAAGTCTTCAGCTTGGTGTAATGGCATTCCTTGATACAGATTTTGTCTTTACCGATCTCCCGAAAGAACTCATAGGTAAAGATTTTATCCGCACCAATTTCATCGGAACACGCAAGGTTTGCACAAAACCGGGACTGGTTTATGCCATTACCCCGATAAGGCGTTTGCAATCGTTCAGCCAAGTACCTGAACTGGAGAGGCGTGGATTTCGTTTAGTCAAAGGAATCGCTGAATTCGCCCCCTTTGGCGAGCAATGGGATGGTCTACTCTGCAATGTATATGCAAAACATGTAGAAAAGGACGAGCGAATTGATTTACCTTCGCCTAAGGTAGTCCTCAAGTCGCATCCCAGCAGTGAAACGCAACCAGTACCCATCAGCAAGGGAAAGTGGTGCATTATCATTGCGGAAACTCCTATGATCTCTGGAAGTGTTGGAGCAGTTTCCAGACGTCAAGGTTCACCATTTGATCCTCCGCTGGCACAGCACTATACCATCGCCGCCGAAGTACCCAGCCTCAGATACTTTATCCACGACCCAGGGTTTATTCAGCTTCCTAATGGTGAATTCATCGCGTTCAGTCCTTGTTGGAAACGTCCCTCACGGGTAGGAAAAAAAGAAGGTGGATATATTATAGTCACCAAGAGCAAAAATGGAGGTAAGACTTGGGAGCGAATGCCCGATCTGCCGTACGCCGAAGCAACTCCATTCTTGGCACAAGACAAGCTCTATTTATTTACCCAACCGAAGCAACATCAAGATGTTTATTATATGTGTAGCAGTGACAACGGTGAGAGCTGGACCGAAGCTGTTAAAGTCATGGAAGGTCCTTTTTGGAACTGTCAAACAAACTTCGTCGAAAAAGATGAAAATCTCTACTGGGTTCTCGACAAGAATCATCAGGGCACCGTGGCAATCGCTGGAGATCTATCTATGGATCTCCTTGATCCTAAAGCTTGGAGGGTCTCAAATTTTCTCGAACCTGTGATGACGCCGCCAGAGTTTCGTCCCACTGGTACAAAACGCTATGCTTCGCAGAAAGAGAAAAGTCGCTTTCGCGACTGGAATCTTGAAGGAAACCTAATGCTCGTCGACGATCAAATTCGCATCGCGGCTCGAGTGAACCCAAATCCAGGAGGAACACCTGCAATCGCAACCTTATTTGATCTAGAGGACAAAAATGGTCAACTCACTCTATCGTATGATCAACATTATCCTTGGCCGGGTGCGCAAAGCAAGTTCGCCATTCTTCACGATTCAAAGACGAATCTTTTCTGGATGGCATGTAACCTAGCCATGGGACCTTTGGGAGAAGAAGCTCCGGACAGAAGGTATCTCATGCTTTACTTTGGCCATGATGGGCTAAATTGGTTGCCTGCCGGCTGCGTGGCTTTTGCACCTACCCCTGGCCAATCGTTTATGTATCCCTCCATGCTAATTGATGGAGATGACATCGTCATCCTTTCGCGAACGGCACGAGAATCAGGTCACTTCCACGATGCTGATTTATCAACATTTCATCGGATTAAGGACTTTCGATTGTTGGCTTGGTATTGA
- a CDS encoding PEP-CTERM sorting domain-containing protein, translating to MKMRQLAFAVAMICGAAMVTGDAFAIDIPVNNALFDSPTLPATSAPTDGRGSWGLAAWSGGDVGTYSPAPPFPSQDGNNVGFLSVSGTQAGGAAFFQDVTRIQEGTYSVTVDVAREPGAEPTTVPFKINFEAVDFGPFAFLGTNDFLVGSFNSTDLTSATATVTIPNGSANIGQYLRPVLLVEGQDAGSVPANSRATYNLDNVRMDYTPPAGTPEPVVVGQHLFDPLAWQRPASLGNSAGEYKPLAPALPNQVGDQLGFIALRNSGGGFGALFQDVTTIAEGTYTWTIGVAYDSGSEPTSTPFKLNFEAVGGGTSLLSENIFPVGSANSTSFTDVSVSLTIPAGSADIGRDLRLVMVADGQEAGATYLFDNVRLDFAPVPEPTSAVLSIIAFGAVGYGRSRRFTLQC from the coding sequence ATGAAAATGAGACAACTAGCATTTGCAGTAGCCATGATTTGTGGCGCTGCAATGGTAACAGGCGATGCATTTGCGATCGACATTCCGGTGAACAATGCATTGTTTGATTCGCCTACCTTGCCTGCAACCAGTGCTCCCACTGATGGTCGTGGTAGTTGGGGTTTAGCAGCTTGGTCTGGTGGGGATGTCGGCACTTATTCACCCGCCCCTCCTTTTCCTAGCCAGGATGGGAACAACGTTGGATTTTTATCGGTCAGTGGGACACAGGCTGGCGGTGCGGCTTTCTTTCAAGATGTGACGCGAATACAAGAGGGAACATACTCAGTGACAGTCGACGTTGCCCGCGAACCGGGTGCTGAGCCGACTACCGTACCTTTTAAAATCAACTTTGAAGCGGTTGACTTCGGTCCTTTTGCGTTTCTGGGAACCAACGATTTCTTGGTAGGATCATTCAACAGTACCGATTTAACAAGCGCGACGGCAACGGTAACAATCCCGAACGGATCAGCTAACATTGGTCAATACTTGCGGCCTGTCTTATTGGTAGAAGGGCAAGATGCCGGAAGTGTTCCTGCCAATTCACGAGCGACCTATAACCTTGACAATGTCCGAATGGACTATACTCCTCCAGCGGGAACTCCGGAACCTGTTGTCGTAGGGCAGCATTTATTTGATCCTCTAGCTTGGCAAAGACCTGCCAGCTTAGGGAACAGCGCTGGTGAATATAAGCCCCTTGCACCAGCACTACCAAATCAGGTGGGCGATCAATTAGGGTTTATTGCCTTGCGAAACTCCGGCGGGGGCTTTGGAGCACTCTTCCAAGACGTGACCACAATTGCCGAGGGAACTTACACTTGGACGATCGGGGTTGCCTATGATTCCGGCTCCGAACCGACCTCAACCCCGTTTAAGTTGAACTTTGAAGCAGTTGGCGGTGGCACCTCATTGTTGAGTGAGAATATCTTTCCAGTTGGATCGGCCAACAGCACTTCGTTTACAGACGTTTCTGTTAGCCTTACTATTCCAGCTGGATCGGCGGATATCGGGCGAGATCTGCGATTGGTGATGGTTGCAGATGGCCAGGAAGCCGGAGCCACCTACCTCTTCGACAACGTGCGGCTGGATTTTGCACCTGTGCCTGAGCCGACATCTGCAGTTCTTTCTATCATAGCATTTGGAGCTGTTGGGTACGGTCGTTCGCGAAGGTTCACTCTCCAATGCTAG